In Solanum stenotomum isolate F172 chromosome 6, ASM1918654v1, whole genome shotgun sequence, one DNA window encodes the following:
- the LOC125868010 gene encoding uncharacterized protein LOC125868010, whose amino-acid sequence MKTKTNIMVIEEHTRKCSNSSGGGGGGGGSSGSGGGGATSRASKKVKQKKIPQRGLGVAQLERIRMEGEKKHEKDANFQTPNVLVPNSVHSTKTMSKSLAVEGSSFRPSSITLPPPSTMDLLSKNSVFRPNLSALVLDGFRPKTLQSSKPMNMGGGELSWSSVSGSGSDKCPKLWSCEYSPERESQQGNRHGVVFGANVDLPNELHNPILPLPSVLQRSQQYQQPSCSSSMMNISSGISSSSVLNYQMEPPSNQNYYSCNYLPLWPEDVKMFGMKRPYPFTPEFPPVPAFHCKFPPAYVNLASRSPESASCSNECATSLESGNLLKREAPSGSRTLSESKPRDVVRQNKALNGDFLTLAPPTAASPYHHSSNSNLQSAERFTLESVTCQGVAEEPTTTSSALSKSVQESIYGFFPTTKVQISQEGTNKRNCHVEVGGHVDLNLKL is encoded by the exons ATGAAGACAAAGACGAACATAATGGTGATAGAGGAGCATACCCGTAAGTGTAGTAATAgtagtggtggtggtggtggtggtggtggttcAAGTGGTAGCGGTGGTGGTGGTGCTACGAGTAGAGCATCGAAAAAAGTGAAGCAGAAAAAAATCCCACAAAGAGGGCTTGGTGTTGCTCAACTTGAAAGGATTAGAATGGAAGGGGagaaaaaacatgaaaaagatGCAAACTTTCAAACACCTAATGTTTTGGTACCAAATTCAGTTCATTCCACCAAAACTATGTCAAAAAGCTTAGCTGTTGAAGGTTCTAGTTTTAGGCCTAGTTCAATCACTTTACCACCACCATCAACAATGGATCTGCTTTCGAAAAATAGTGTCTTTAGACCAAATCTGTCTGCCTTAGTTCTTGATGGTTTCCGTCCAAAGACTTTACAATCGTCAAAACCAATGAACATGGGTGGAGGGGAGTTAAGTTGGTCGTCTGTTTCAGGTTCAGGGAGTGATAAATGTCCTAAATTGTGGAGTTGTGAGTATAGTCCTGAAAGAGAAAGCCAACAGGGAAATCGCCATGGTGTTGTTTTCGGGGCTAATGTAGATTTGCCGAATGAACTGCATAACCCCATTTTACCTCTACCTAGTGTGCTGCAAAGATCACAACAATATCAGCAACCTTCTTGTTCTTCATCAATG ATGAATATCTCATCAGGGATTTCATCATCATCTGTATTAAATTATCAGATGGAGCCCCCTTCAAACCAAAATTATTATTCGTGTAATTATTTACCGCTGTGGCCTGAAGATGTGAag ATGTTTGGCATGAAGAGACCATATCCCTTCACTCCAGAGTTTCCACCAGTCCCTGCATTTCACTGCAAATTTCCTCCAGCCTATGTTAACCTTGCATCGAGATCACCTGAATCAGCTTCTTGCAGCAATGAATGTGCAACCAGTTTAGAATCAGGAAATCTGCTCAAAAG AGAAGCTCCTTCAGGATCAAGGACTCTATCCGAGTCCAAACCAAGGGATGTTGTCAGACAAAATAAAGCTCTCAATGGAGATTTTCTCACGTTGGCTCCTCCAACAGCCGCTTCTCCATATCATCATTCATCTAATTCAAACCTTCAGAGTGCAGAGAGATTTACATTGGAATCAGTGACTTGTCAG GGAGTTGCTGAAGAACCTACTACAACAAGCTCAGCCCTAAGCAAATCAGTTCAAGAATCCATCTATGGATTTTTCCCAACTACCAAGGTACAAATCAGCCAAGAAGGAACAAACAAACGCAACTGCCACGTTGAAGTAGGAGGACATGTTGATCTCAATCTGAAGCTGTAG